From Pandoraea vervacti, the proteins below share one genomic window:
- a CDS encoding transposase gives MARLPRLFIPRQPQHVILRGNNRQAIFVDDEDRRVFHDRLRDAARANGLAIHAWCMMPNHLHLVATPTDERSLPATLQAVGRYYVLYFNRRHQRTGTLWEGRYRATVIEAEHYLLLASRYVELNPVRAGLVDAPGNYVWSSYNHHVGLTVDSLVTDHALYWALGNTPFERQRAYAEGFSVPLPAHEIDALRTATQKGWLLGGPEYQARMSLAANRRVSPLTRGRPRKSAPETL, from the coding sequence ATGGCCCGATTACCGAGACTCTTTATTCCGCGTCAGCCGCAGCACGTGATTCTGCGCGGCAATAACCGTCAGGCAATCTTCGTCGACGACGAGGACCGACGCGTTTTCCACGACCGCCTTCGCGACGCTGCGCGCGCCAATGGGCTGGCCATCCATGCCTGGTGCATGATGCCCAACCATCTGCATCTGGTCGCAACGCCTACGGACGAACGTAGCTTGCCCGCGACCCTGCAGGCCGTGGGGCGCTATTACGTCCTCTATTTCAATCGGCGCCATCAGCGCACAGGCACCCTCTGGGAGGGGCGCTATCGGGCGACGGTGATCGAGGCAGAGCACTATTTGTTACTGGCGAGCCGCTACGTCGAGCTCAATCCCGTGCGCGCCGGGCTGGTCGACGCGCCGGGTAATTACGTGTGGTCAAGTTACAACCATCACGTCGGTCTCACGGTCGACAGTCTGGTGACGGACCATGCACTTTACTGGGCGCTCGGCAACACACCGTTCGAGCGTCAACGCGCTTACGCCGAGGGGTTTTCGGTCCCGCTTCCCGCGCATGAAATCGACGCATTGCGTACAGCAACACAAAAGGGCTGGCTGCTGGGCGGACCCGAATATCAGGCGCGCATGTCGTTGGCGGCAAACCGTCGGGTGAGTCCGCTCACGCGCGGGCGCCCGCGCAAATCGGCCCCCGAGACCCTCTGA
- a CDS encoding OmpW/AlkL family protein: MATRTYRSAACLCALGLGISLASTGASAQQAGDNVVNLGWFHIAPQDSSKPMTTSVTQEGITPALVPSNFTSPGSGAKVSNADTLGLVITHFFTDNIALQTVAGVPAKFKLTGQGVIAPPGLAGALTSIDLGAPQNNPIVQSVRQWSPALVLQYYFGQANSTIRPFLGIGVSYTFFTNVNLNPNFESALNQNFGSVLAFTSGHNGPTSVEAKSSASWQPVFNAGLSYAFDKHWVASASVSYLPLKTTANIKIKAQDGTVLSSSDAEIKLNPIVTFVSVGYKF; this comes from the coding sequence ATGGCAACTCGGACCTATCGGTCCGCGGCGTGCTTGTGCGCGCTCGGACTCGGCATTTCCCTGGCGTCCACCGGCGCCAGTGCACAACAGGCAGGCGACAACGTCGTCAACCTCGGCTGGTTCCACATCGCCCCGCAGGACTCCAGCAAACCGATGACCACGAGCGTCACGCAGGAAGGCATCACGCCCGCCCTCGTGCCTTCGAACTTCACGTCACCCGGCAGCGGCGCCAAAGTCAGCAACGCCGACACGCTCGGGCTGGTCATCACCCACTTTTTCACCGATAACATCGCGCTCCAGACCGTGGCCGGCGTTCCCGCCAAGTTCAAGCTCACGGGTCAGGGCGTGATTGCCCCCCCGGGACTGGCCGGTGCGCTCACGAGTATCGACCTCGGCGCGCCACAAAACAACCCGATCGTGCAAAGCGTGCGCCAGTGGAGCCCGGCGCTCGTGTTGCAGTATTACTTCGGACAGGCCAATTCGACGATTCGCCCTTTTCTCGGCATCGGCGTGAGTTATACGTTCTTTACCAACGTCAATCTCAATCCGAATTTTGAATCGGCGCTGAATCAGAATTTCGGCAGCGTGCTGGCCTTCACTTCCGGCCACAATGGACCCACGTCGGTCGAAGCCAAATCGTCGGCATCGTGGCAGCCGGTTTTCAATGCCGGTCTGTCCTATGCGTTCGACAAGCATTGGGTCGCAAGCGCGTCGGTTTCCTACCTGCCGCTCAAGACCACGGCGAACATCAAGATCAAGGCGCAGGACGGCACCGTGCTCTCGTCCTCGGACGCCGAAATCAAGCTGAATCCGATTGTGACGTTCGTCTCCGTCGGCTACAAGTTCTAA
- a CDS encoding OmpW/AlkL family protein, with the protein MKLKHLTIAAAAMLTASGAAFAQQAGDTMVSAGWFHLSPQVSSDPLHVTGSNVPGLATLVNSRLGNTGANVDDADTLGLTLTHFFTDNIAVEGVFGVPPKFRLYGTGSLALPGGGSLASAKQWSPAILLKYYFGKANDTWRPFVGIGASYFWYSNIELTPGFQSLASNALTGGPGGNTTASLTNSWAPVFNAGLNWNVDKHWTLAFSVSYIPVSTTAKLTTTRGPITTTSEAKVKLNPVVTFLSLGYRF; encoded by the coding sequence ATGAAGTTGAAGCATTTGACGATTGCTGCCGCGGCTATGCTGACGGCATCGGGGGCCGCCTTCGCACAGCAAGCCGGGGATACGATGGTCAGCGCGGGCTGGTTCCATCTCTCGCCCCAGGTTTCGAGTGACCCGCTGCACGTCACCGGGTCGAATGTTCCGGGGCTGGCAACGCTGGTGAACAGCCGCCTGGGGAATACGGGCGCAAATGTCGACGACGCTGACACGCTCGGCCTCACGCTGACCCATTTCTTCACTGACAACATCGCCGTCGAAGGTGTGTTCGGTGTGCCGCCGAAGTTCCGTCTGTATGGCACGGGCAGTCTGGCGCTGCCGGGCGGAGGATCGCTGGCTTCGGCCAAGCAATGGAGCCCGGCCATTTTGCTGAAGTACTACTTCGGCAAGGCCAACGACACGTGGCGTCCGTTTGTCGGTATCGGTGCGAGCTACTTCTGGTACTCGAACATTGAACTGACGCCGGGCTTCCAGTCGCTCGCAAGCAATGCCCTGACCGGTGGCCCGGGTGGAAACACCACGGCCTCACTGACGAACTCGTGGGCGCCGGTGTTCAATGCCGGCCTTAACTGGAACGTCGACAAGCACTGGACCCTCGCATTCTCGGTGTCGTACATCCCGGTGAGCACGACGGCAAAGCTGACGACCACGCGTGGTCCGATCACGACCACCAGCGAAGCCAAGGTCAAGCTGAACCCGGTGGTGACGTTCCTGTCGCTCGGCTACCGCTTCTAA
- a CDS encoding DUF883 family protein: MGIASKAETALNSSLEDARFAGRRTARAARLASGDVSSRVRDLLDDLDHALSNAKSASDVEALRAEIGDKLRQARSDFDDARANLRRRANEVWDEADGYVHERPWQTIGTVAAVALVLGFIAGRS; this comes from the coding sequence ATGGGAATTGCCTCGAAAGCGGAAACGGCCCTCAACAGTAGTCTGGAAGACGCACGCTTTGCAGGACGCCGTACGGCGCGCGCAGCACGGCTGGCGAGTGGCGATGTGTCCTCCCGTGTCCGTGACTTGCTCGACGATCTGGATCACGCCCTGTCCAACGCCAAGTCGGCCTCCGACGTCGAAGCCTTGCGCGCCGAGATCGGCGACAAACTGCGCCAGGCCCGCAGCGACTTCGACGACGCCCGCGCAAATCTGCGTCGACGCGCCAACGAAGTCTGGGACGAAGCCGATGGCTATGTGCACGAGCGTCCATGGCAAACCATCGGCACCGTCGCTGCCGTCGCACTGGTGCTCGGCTTTATTGCTGGCCGCAGCTAA
- a CDS encoding deoxyguanosinetriphosphate triphosphohydrolase, which translates to MIDYEASLAPYAARSGASRGRRFSEAASTTRTEFQRDRDRIIHSTAFRRLEYKTQVFVNHEGDLFRTRLTHSLEVAQIGRSIARNLRVNEDLVEAIALAHDLGHTPFGHAGQDALNGCMQAYGGFEHNLQSLIVVDELEEHYGGFNGLNLCFETREGILKHCSRANARGLGELGERFLKGRQPGIEAQIANLADEIAYNNHDIDDGVRSGLLTLEQLDDVPLWKRYCAEAKLAWPDISGRRLVHETTRRIINALIVDLIATTRQRVADASPCSMDDVRASGPLVAFSAEMREQAGGLKRFLFDNLYRHYLVMRMAAKAQRIVQELFEAFLSDPRLLPPNYRPENPEDQPRWIAHYVAGMTDRYAIKEYRRLFAVEPTL; encoded by the coding sequence ATGATCGATTACGAAGCGTCGCTTGCCCCTTACGCGGCGCGCTCCGGCGCGTCACGTGGACGGCGATTCTCGGAAGCCGCGTCAACCACACGTACCGAGTTTCAGCGCGATCGCGACCGCATCATTCATTCAACGGCGTTCCGTCGCCTTGAATACAAGACGCAAGTCTTTGTGAACCACGAAGGCGATCTGTTTCGCACCCGCCTGACGCACAGCCTTGAGGTCGCGCAGATAGGCCGCTCCATTGCGCGCAACCTGCGCGTGAATGAGGATCTCGTCGAAGCGATCGCGCTGGCGCATGACCTCGGGCATACGCCCTTCGGTCACGCCGGGCAGGACGCGCTTAACGGTTGCATGCAGGCGTATGGGGGCTTCGAGCACAATCTGCAAAGCCTCATCGTCGTCGATGAACTCGAGGAGCATTACGGTGGCTTCAACGGGTTGAATCTCTGCTTTGAAACGCGCGAAGGGATCCTCAAGCATTGTTCGCGGGCAAATGCTCGCGGACTCGGCGAGTTGGGCGAACGCTTTCTCAAGGGGCGTCAACCCGGCATCGAAGCCCAGATTGCCAACCTGGCCGACGAGATCGCCTACAACAATCACGACATCGACGATGGTGTACGCTCCGGCCTGTTGACGCTCGAACAGCTCGACGATGTGCCGCTTTGGAAGCGCTATTGCGCAGAGGCCAAGCTCGCGTGGCCCGATATCTCGGGGCGACGGCTGGTGCATGAGACGACGCGCCGCATCATCAACGCCCTGATCGTCGATCTCATTGCCACGACCCGACAGCGAGTGGCAGACGCGTCCCCATGCTCGATGGACGATGTGCGCGCCTCTGGGCCGCTGGTCGCGTTCAGCGCGGAGATGCGTGAACAAGCGGGCGGTCTCAAGCGATTCCTGTTCGATAACCTGTACCGGCACTACCTCGTGATGCGTATGGCAGCGAAGGCGCAGCGAATCGTGCAGGAGTTGTTCGAAGCCTTCCTGTCCGATCCGCGACTATTGCCGCCGAATTACCGTCCGGAGAATCCGGAGGATCAACCGCGCTGGATCGCGCACTATGTGGCCGGAATGACGGACCGGTATGCGATCAAGGAATACCGCCGACTGTTTGCCGTCGAGCCGACGCTTTGA
- the aroB gene encoding 3-dehydroquinate synthase, with translation MITLKLDLGDRAYPIHIGTELLRQDALFAPHVRGTHAVIVTNTTVAPLYAEQVAQTLQRLGKRVVLAVLPDGEAHKNWQTLNLIFDELLGAQADRKATLIALGGGVVGDMTGFAAACYMRGVPFVQVPTTLLAQVDSSVGGKTGINHPLGKNMIGAFWQPSAVLADIGTLSTLPDRELAAGMAEVIKHGAIADETFFDWIEANIDALNGRDTAALTHAVQRSCEIKAAVVASDEREQGLRATLNFGHTFGHAIEAGLGYGEWLHGEAVGCGMVMAADLSARLGFIDEAMVPRIKALVATARLPVTGPDLGEDRYIDLMRVDKKAEGGDIRFVLLNRLGQAFMTSVPDAELRATLRANV, from the coding sequence ATGATTACCCTGAAACTCGACCTTGGCGATCGCGCCTATCCCATCCACATCGGCACGGAACTGCTGAGGCAGGACGCGCTGTTCGCGCCACATGTGCGCGGCACGCACGCCGTGATCGTCACGAACACGACCGTCGCGCCGCTATACGCCGAGCAGGTCGCACAGACGCTGCAACGTCTGGGCAAGCGCGTCGTGCTCGCCGTGTTGCCCGATGGCGAGGCGCACAAGAACTGGCAGACGCTCAACCTCATCTTCGACGAGTTGCTCGGCGCTCAGGCCGATCGCAAAGCCACACTGATTGCGCTGGGAGGCGGCGTCGTCGGCGACATGACCGGTTTCGCCGCAGCTTGCTACATGCGCGGCGTGCCCTTCGTGCAGGTGCCGACAACCCTGCTCGCGCAGGTCGACTCGTCCGTCGGCGGCAAGACGGGTATTAACCATCCGCTCGGCAAGAACATGATCGGCGCGTTCTGGCAACCCAGCGCCGTGCTGGCCGACATCGGCACCCTGTCCACCTTGCCCGATCGGGAACTTGCCGCCGGCATGGCGGAAGTCATCAAGCATGGCGCCATTGCCGACGAGACGTTCTTTGACTGGATCGAAGCCAATATCGACGCACTCAATGGTCGTGACACGGCGGCGCTGACCCACGCAGTGCAGCGCTCATGCGAAATCAAGGCCGCCGTGGTGGCTAGCGACGAGCGCGAGCAGGGCCTGCGCGCCACGCTCAATTTTGGCCACACGTTCGGACACGCCATCGAGGCCGGACTGGGTTATGGCGAATGGTTGCACGGGGAAGCCGTTGGCTGCGGTATGGTGATGGCCGCTGATCTCTCCGCGCGCCTGGGGTTCATCGACGAAGCCATGGTGCCGCGCATCAAGGCGCTGGTGGCCACGGCCAGGTTGCCGGTCACCGGACCGGACCTGGGCGAAGATCGCTACATCGATTTGATGCGCGTCGACAAGAAGGCCGAGGGCGGCGACATCCGCTTCGTGCTACTCAATCGGTTGGGGCAAGCGTTCATGACGAGCGTGCCCGATGCCGAACTGCGCGCTACGCTGCGCGCCAACGTTTGA